In one Cervus elaphus chromosome 9, mCerEla1.1, whole genome shotgun sequence genomic region, the following are encoded:
- the LOC122700489 gene encoding 60S ribosomal protein L37a: MAKRTKKVGIVGKYGTRYGASLRKMVKKIEISQHAKYTCSFCGKTKMKRRAVGIWHCGSCMKTVAGGAWTYNTTSAVTVKSAIRRLKELKDQ, encoded by the coding sequence ATGGCGAAACGCACCAAGAAGGTTGGAATCGTGGGCAAATACGGGACCCGTTATGGTGCCTCCCTCAGGAAAATggtgaagaaaattgaaatcagccAGCACGCCAAGTATACCTGCTCTTTCTGTGGCAAAACCAAGATGAAGAGAAGAGCTGTGGGCATTTGGCACTGTGGTTCCTGCATGAAAACAGTAGCTGGTGGTGCCTGGACCTACAACACCACTTCTGCTGTCACAGTAAAGTCTGCCATCAGAAGACTGAAGGAATTGAAGGACCAGTAG